From the Gordonia bronchialis DSM 43247 genome, one window contains:
- the zapE gene encoding cell division protein ZapE, with translation MVARLSDRNPVVSPDALIDEMVPPSTFDEVRFDSYIPDPNEPSQSEAVAKARDFVARASKVRSGKRGFFSRKGPSTGIGLYLDGGFGVGKTHLLASIYHSMPEPKSFATFVEVTHVVGALGFMKAVERLSEHTVLCIDEFELDDPGDTMLVSRLLTELTANGVSVAATSNTLPGQLGEGRFAAQDFLREIRKLSSVFETIRVDGPDYRHRDLPPAPDPRTDEELTEVAESTPGATLDDFDALCDHLSTLHPSKYKDLIEDVSLVCISGVHPARDQSVALRLVVLADRLYDANIPVTVSGNKLDEIFTDEMLSGGYRKKYLRATSRLLALSRFAESAV, from the coding sequence ATGGTGGCACGACTCAGCGATCGCAATCCCGTGGTCTCGCCCGATGCGCTCATCGACGAGATGGTGCCTCCGTCGACCTTCGACGAGGTCAGGTTCGACAGCTACATCCCCGACCCCAACGAGCCCTCGCAGTCCGAGGCGGTCGCCAAGGCGCGCGACTTCGTCGCCCGGGCGAGCAAGGTGCGGTCGGGTAAGCGTGGCTTCTTCTCCCGGAAGGGACCGAGCACCGGCATCGGCCTCTACCTCGACGGCGGATTCGGTGTCGGCAAGACCCACCTGCTCGCGTCGATCTATCACTCGATGCCCGAGCCCAAGTCGTTTGCCACCTTCGTCGAGGTCACGCACGTCGTGGGTGCGCTCGGCTTCATGAAGGCGGTCGAGCGCCTGTCCGAGCACACAGTTCTGTGCATCGACGAGTTCGAACTCGACGACCCTGGCGACACCATGCTCGTGTCTCGGTTGTTGACCGAGCTGACCGCCAACGGTGTCTCCGTCGCAGCGACCTCGAACACTCTGCCCGGCCAGCTCGGCGAGGGTCGCTTCGCTGCGCAGGACTTCCTCCGCGAGATCCGCAAGCTCTCGTCGGTCTTCGAAACCATCCGCGTCGACGGCCCCGACTACCGACACCGTGATCTGCCGCCGGCTCCGGACCCGCGTACCGACGAGGAACTGACGGAGGTCGCCGAGTCCACCCCGGGAGCGACCCTCGACGACTTCGATGCTCTCTGTGACCACCTGAGCACCCTGCATCCGTCGAAGTACAAGGACCTGATCGAGGACGTCTCGCTGGTCTGTATCTCTGGTGTCCACCCGGCGCGGGATCAGTCGGTCGCACTTCGCCTGGTGGTCCTCGCCGATCGCCTCTACGACGCGAACATTCCGGTGACCGTGTCGGGAAACAAACTCGACGAGATCTTCACCGACGAAATGCTCTCCGGTGGTTACCGAAAGAAGTACCTGCGCGCGACCTCGCGACTCCTCGCGCTGTCTCGGTTCGCCGAGTCCGCCGTCTGA